In Geminocystis sp. NIES-3709, a single genomic region encodes these proteins:
- a CDS encoding response regulator — protein MMKIFTNNSTITILVIDDSKEIQQLIKMSLEMINQWQVISANSGLQGLKIAIEKDDLDLILLDYLMPQNKGDEIIKKLQANPKTASIPVIFLTAQSDEQFHWKKLGAKGIIYKPFNPINLGDLIRDILECRM, from the coding sequence ATGATGAAAATTTTTACCAATAATAGTACTATTACAATTTTAGTTATTGATGATAGTAAAGAGATTCAACAACTAATTAAAATGTCCTTAGAAATGATTAATCAATGGCAAGTTATTAGTGCTAATTCTGGCTTACAGGGATTAAAAATAGCCATAGAAAAAGATGATTTAGATTTAATTTTATTAGATTATTTAATGCCCCAAAATAAAGGAGATGAAATCATCAAAAAGCTACAAGCAAATCCAAAAACTGCATCTATTCCCGTTATCTTTTTAACGGCACAATCAGATGAACAATTTCACTGGAAAAAATTAGGAGCAAAAGGTATTATCTATAAGCCTTTTAACCCTATCAATTTAGGCGATTTAATCCGAGATATTTTAGAATGTCGAATGTAA
- a CDS encoding response regulator, translating to MKILLVEDDQRLGKLIHDYLVNESAVVEIVNTGFNIAEKLSKQCYDILILDVMLPKKNGIDICRELRSNNVDIAILFITALNNKIDKIKAFESGADDYLIKPFDFEELLARVKALLRREKKTELCNLTWNNLVMYPEEKKVIYNHNYLHLTPTEFKILQIFLETPNKVFNTQSIIDRLWEIDTTPTDSTLRTHIKSLRKKLEEVGLDKNFIETLYGMGYRLKQEREKRSEKQHQSFNNNKKNIDKISDLLEKNIRENKENQFQNLIKQMWLDNQETVSKDCQELSNYIQGNNNIDINKAINIAHNFVGFLGSLGFDTASKISKNIENLLKENQNNLSDKKVKFKILTLLDTLEKNLFPNGKQCIPKKEKKEKILPKNKIEILVIDEDIKIANNLILFMDNPQVVFHFVHSIVFGIKYLKERQYDVVILETHWEKSSSDQLTDILNFLKEKKEETKTIIYSKNDTLENRLYCSKYPISAFLNKTNTLDVLWENIFNILSNNHSTSNITPLYDILVIDDDIRFTEVLKQKLISNRLPININIISDSEIFLEEIKRIKPQLIILDLQMPKLDGLDICKIIKKDPFLQNIPIIFLTGNLEPDIMNQFVEAGADDFISKSKIDLELYPRIMTHLKRFNLSHLVT from the coding sequence ATGAAAATTCTTTTAGTGGAAGATGATCAACGTTTAGGAAAACTAATACATGACTATTTAGTTAATGAATCAGCCGTAGTTGAAATAGTTAATACTGGATTTAATATAGCAGAAAAACTGAGTAAACAATGTTATGACATTTTAATATTAGATGTCATGTTACCCAAAAAAAATGGTATTGATATTTGTCGAGAATTACGATCGAATAATGTAGATATTGCCATCTTATTTATTACTGCTTTAAATAATAAAATAGATAAAATTAAAGCCTTTGAATCTGGTGCAGATGATTACCTAATTAAACCCTTCGATTTTGAGGAATTATTAGCTAGAGTAAAAGCTTTACTAAGACGTGAAAAAAAGACTGAACTTTGTAATCTAACATGGAATAATTTAGTTATGTATCCTGAAGAAAAAAAAGTGATATATAATCATAATTATTTACATTTAACTCCCACAGAATTTAAAATTTTACAAATTTTTTTAGAAACTCCTAATAAAGTATTTAATACACAATCAATTATCGATCGACTTTGGGAAATTGATACCACACCAACGGATAGTACTTTAAGAACTCATATTAAATCTTTAAGAAAAAAATTAGAAGAAGTAGGATTAGATAAAAACTTTATAGAAACTCTATATGGTATGGGTTATCGTTTAAAACAAGAGAGAGAAAAAAGATCAGAAAAACAACATCAATCTTTTAATAATAATAAAAAAAATATAGATAAAATTTCTGATTTATTAGAAAAAAATATTAGAGAAAATAAAGAAAATCAATTTCAAAATTTAATCAAACAAATGTGGTTAGATAATCAAGAAACCGTTAGTAAAGATTGTCAGGAATTATCTAATTATATACAGGGTAATAATAATATAGATATTAATAAAGCTATAAATATAGCCCATAATTTTGTTGGTTTTTTAGGAAGTCTTGGTTTCGACACGGCTAGTAAAATTTCTAAAAATATAGAAAATTTATTAAAAGAAAATCAGAATAATTTATCTGATAAGAAAGTAAAATTCAAGATACTTACATTACTTGATACCTTAGAAAAAAATTTATTTCCCAATGGAAAGCAATGTATTCCTAAAAAGGAAAAAAAAGAAAAAATATTGCCTAAAAATAAAATAGAAATACTCGTTATTGATGAAGATATAAAAATAGCTAATAATCTAATCCTTTTTATGGATAATCCTCAAGTGGTTTTTCACTTTGTTCACTCGATCGTATTTGGGATAAAATATCTCAAAGAAAGACAATATGACGTGGTAATTTTAGAAACTCACTGGGAAAAATCTTCATCTGATCAATTAACTGATATATTAAACTTTTTAAAAGAAAAAAAAGAAGAAACTAAGACAATAATTTATAGTAAAAATGATACTTTAGAGAACAGATTATATTGTTCAAAATATCCTATAAGTGCTTTTTTAAATAAAACTAATACTCTTGATGTTTTATGGGAAAATATTTTTAATATTTTGTCTAATAATCACAGCACCTCTAATATTACGCCTCTTTATGACATTTTAGTTATTGATGATGATATTAGATTTACAGAGGTTTTAAAACAGAAATTAATTAGTAATAGATTGCCCATTAATATCAATATTATTTCTGATAGTGAAATTTTTTTAGAAGAGATAAAAAGAATTAAACCTCAATTAATTATTTTGGATTTACAAATGCCAAAATTAGATGGATTAGACATTTGTAAAATTATCAAAAAGGATCCTTTTTTACAAAATATACCAATTATTTTTTTAACAGGAAATCTCGAACCTGATATTATGAATCAATTTGTTGAAGCTGGAGCAGATGATTTTATCAGTAAGTCTAAAATTGATTTAGAGTTATACCCTAGAATTATGACCCATCTTAAGAGATTTAATTTATCACATTTAGTTACTTAA
- a CDS encoding cytochrome b/b6 domain-containing protein has product MLEKRSQPYQPLLLRIIHNFQGIFVILAMITAFWTYNTYDGRWGKILWLSDWQEIEGIHGTFGLFAMLILPFFVIYVFHFGNKKLIQSNSISQLKLINKPIWWYSLHRITNTFIIFALTFSVFTGKMMDEKWLPKRELNHFWYYLHLISLIIITLAVGLHLLMSIKIGGYPLLLSMIESQIREKDSWKSYRKKIEDYQKNWLTYIKKEWLTLPTLFQILELIILLIIITAWVISLLK; this is encoded by the coding sequence ATGCTTGAAAAACGATCGCAACCATATCAACCATTACTACTAAGAATTATTCATAATTTTCAGGGGATATTTGTCATTTTGGCAATGATAACCGCTTTTTGGACATACAACACTTATGATGGACGATGGGGTAAAATATTATGGCTTTCTGATTGGCAAGAAATAGAGGGAATTCATGGAACTTTTGGCTTATTTGCAATGTTAATATTACCCTTTTTTGTTATCTATGTGTTTCATTTTGGAAATAAAAAACTTATTCAAAGTAATAGTATTAGTCAACTAAAATTAATTAATAAGCCTATTTGGTGGTATTCTCTTCATCGCATCACTAATACATTTATAATTTTTGCTTTAACATTTTCAGTATTTACAGGAAAAATGATGGATGAAAAATGGTTGCCAAAAAGAGAATTAAATCATTTTTGGTACTATTTACATTTAATATCTCTTATTATCATAACTTTAGCCGTTGGGTTACATTTACTTATGAGTATAAAAATCGGAGGCTATCCTCTACTGCTATCAATGATTGAATCTCAGATTAGAGAAAAAGATAGCTGGAAATCATACCGAAAAAAGATTGAGGATTACCAAAAAAATTGGCTAACATATATAAAAAAAGAGTGGCTAACCTTACCTACTCTTTTTCAAATACTAGAACTAATAATATTATTAATAATTATTACAGCTTGGGTTATTTCATTATTAAAATAA
- a CDS encoding ATP-binding protein produces the protein MLFSTISIFSSNYYIPHGHCYLWQSSLVWLHLLSDMFIGIAYFSIPFMLIYFVRQRNDIPFTYIFLLFSCFILFCGLTHVMGIITIWYPLYWLSGLIKGLTALVSVLTAFELFPIIPMALALPTPEKLSILNQDLETRIQEKQVIELQLKTLNQELEEIVEKRTLQIKKINERLKYKIKLEQLITYISSLFIKVSTNEIEDKFNISLKKITEVLAIDQSYLFLKGLSTTKLGQDQYFYGENTKKINCNNELLFLIDILKDFNVVYINNLENDKKYNFLKESYILQNNIKSLLAYPLIYGDSFIGFLMFISIKKPKKWDRVDLIFTRLINETFVKAIETYGMQKELKTWNKELQRSNEELEQFAYVASHDLQEPLRTISSFSELLKEEYYHQIDEEGQLYLDLIMSASNRMKQLIKDLLSLSRIQTRGQEFSLVNCNEIIQDILEILQISIKETNAEITYKQLPIIMGDKFQLTQLWQNLISNSLKFHSDRPLTINLTVQSLIDQWLFCVEDNGIGISPEFQERIFVVFQRLHTQDKYKGTGIGLALCQKIVTRHGGKIWVESDLGKGSKFFFTIPKSFVA, from the coding sequence ATGTTATTCTCCACTATTAGTATTTTTTCCTCTAACTATTATATCCCTCATGGACATTGTTATTTATGGCAGTCTTCTCTCGTCTGGCTACATTTACTTTCAGATATGTTTATAGGGATAGCCTATTTTTCGATACCTTTTATGTTAATTTATTTTGTGCGTCAAAGAAATGATATTCCCTTCACTTATATATTTTTACTATTTAGCTGTTTTATTCTATTTTGTGGTTTAACTCATGTTATGGGAATAATAACGATTTGGTATCCCCTTTACTGGTTATCTGGATTAATTAAAGGATTGACAGCGTTAGTGTCAGTTTTGACGGCTTTTGAGTTATTTCCCATTATTCCTATGGCTTTAGCGTTACCAACACCAGAAAAATTAAGTATTCTTAATCAAGATTTAGAAACTCGTATTCAAGAAAAGCAGGTAATAGAATTACAGTTAAAAACTTTAAATCAAGAATTAGAGGAAATAGTAGAAAAAAGAACTTTACAAATAAAAAAAATTAATGAACGACTTAAATATAAAATAAAATTAGAGCAATTAATTACTTATATTTCTAGTTTGTTTATTAAAGTTTCTACTAATGAGATCGAAGATAAATTTAATATTTCTTTAAAAAAAATAACTGAAGTATTAGCCATTGATCAAAGTTATTTATTTCTTAAAGGATTATCTACTACTAAACTTGGTCAAGATCAGTATTTTTATGGTGAAAATACAAAAAAAATTAATTGTAACAATGAATTATTGTTTTTAATAGATATTTTAAAAGATTTTAATGTAGTTTATATCAATAACTTGGAAAATGATAAAAAATATAATTTCTTAAAAGAATCTTATATTCTACAAAATAATATTAAATCTCTTTTAGCATATCCTTTGATTTATGGGGATTCCTTTATAGGATTTTTAATGTTTATTTCTATTAAAAAGCCTAAAAAATGGGATAGAGTTGATTTGATTTTTACAAGATTAATTAATGAAACATTTGTCAAAGCGATCGAAACTTATGGAATGCAAAAAGAGCTAAAAACTTGGAATAAAGAATTACAACGATCGAATGAAGAATTAGAACAATTTGCTTACGTCGCTTCCCATGATTTACAAGAACCATTAAGAACTATTAGCAGTTTTTCTGAACTTTTAAAAGAAGAATATTATCATCAAATAGATGAAGAAGGACAACTATATTTAGATTTGATAATGTCTGCTTCTAATCGAATGAAACAGTTAATAAAAGATCTCTTATCTTTATCAAGAATTCAAACTAGAGGACAGGAATTTTCTCTAGTAAACTGTAATGAAATTATTCAAGATATTTTAGAAATTTTACAAATATCTATTAAAGAAACAAATGCAGAGATTACCTATAAACAATTACCTATAATAATGGGAGATAAATTTCAACTGACTCAACTATGGCAGAACTTAATCAGTAATTCTCTGAAGTTTCATAGCGATCGACCACTAACAATCAATTTAACGGTACAATCTTTAATTGATCAATGGTTATTCTGTGTCGAAGATAATGGCATTGGTATTTCACCAGAGTTTCAAGAGAGAATTTTTGTCGTCTTTCAGAGACTACACACCCAAGATAAATACAAAGGCACTGGTATTGGTTTAGCTTTATGTCAAAAAATTGTTACTCGTCACGGTGGTAAAATCTGGGTAGAATCAGATCTAGGAAAAGGATCAAAATTCTTTTTTACAATTCCAAAAAGCTTTGTTGCATAA
- a CDS encoding SDR family NAD(P)-dependent oxidoreductase, which translates to MIKNKNVLIIGATGGIGNGFVRQLIKQPDVKYIFATYRYFQSSLENLSSNKIIPLKVDVTVESQIEEAIREIRSRVQELHLVINCVGILHEKELQPEKSLKHLSSDNLLRYFQVNTIPTGIWAKHLLPLFKHSQISVFAVISAKVGSIEDNYLGGWYGYRLSKASLNMLLKNISIEYSRVSKNTIVVALHPGTTDTQLSAPFQKNVPTEKLFSLNLCTQQLLSVINNLTIKDTGKFFSWDGTILPF; encoded by the coding sequence ATGATTAAAAACAAAAATGTTTTGATTATTGGTGCAACTGGAGGTATTGGAAATGGTTTTGTACGTCAGTTAATTAAACAACCTGATGTTAAATATATTTTTGCTACTTATCGCTATTTTCAATCTTCATTAGAAAATTTATCCTCGAATAAAATAATTCCCCTTAAGGTAGATGTCACCGTTGAAAGTCAAATCGAAGAAGCCATTAGAGAAATTCGATCGAGAGTACAAGAGTTACATTTAGTAATTAATTGTGTCGGGATTCTTCATGAAAAAGAATTACAACCAGAAAAAAGCCTTAAACATCTTAGTAGTGATAACTTATTACGATATTTTCAAGTAAATACTATTCCCACAGGTATTTGGGCAAAACATTTATTACCCTTGTTTAAACATTCACAAATCAGTGTTTTTGCCGTTATTTCCGCTAAAGTTGGCAGTATTGAAGACAATTATTTAGGAGGATGGTATGGTTATCGTCTCTCCAAAGCCTCTTTAAATATGTTGCTTAAAAACATTTCGATCGAATATAGTAGAGTCAGTAAAAATACGATCGTTGTCGCATTACATCCCGGAACTACAGATACTCAATTATCTGCACCTTTTCAAAAAAATGTTCCTACAGAAAAACTTTTTTCTCTTAATCTTTGTACTCAACAACTATTATCTGTAATCAATAATTTAACTATTAAAGATACTGGTAAATTTTTCTCTTGGGATGGCACTATTTTACCCTTCTAG